From one Haloferax marinisediminis genomic stretch:
- a CDS encoding ribbon-helix-helix domain-containing protein has translation MTEYTTVSIPKELAGRVEETLEGTTFSSTSDLVRFLLRSIVIQHERSGGELSESEFQEIAEQLTDLGYLR, from the coding sequence ATGACGGAGTACACGACGGTCTCTATTCCAAAGGAGTTGGCCGGTCGCGTCGAAGAGACACTCGAAGGCACGACGTTTTCCAGTACGAGCGACCTCGTTCGGTTCCTCCTGCGAAGTATCGTCATCCAGCACGAACGGTCGGGCGGCGAACTTTCGGAATCCGAGTTCCAGGAGATTGCCGAGCAGTTGACTGACCTCGGATATCTTCGGTAG
- a CDS encoding DUF5779 family protein yields the protein MGDFNLNLQTAEEHLDEDDAEGDVVLGVLDGSAPPEKWVQSVARGNVLMLAIEGDLNKLASGFARDVKDMGGQLMHFRKFLVVTPPGVDINTDDL from the coding sequence ATGGGCGACTTCAACCTCAACTTGCAGACAGCCGAAGAACACCTCGACGAAGACGACGCAGAAGGAGACGTCGTCCTCGGCGTCCTCGACGGGTCGGCCCCACCTGAAAAGTGGGTTCAGTCCGTCGCTCGCGGGAACGTTCTCATGCTCGCCATCGAAGGCGATCTCAACAAACTCGCGTCCGGGTTCGCACGTGACGTCAAGGACATGGGTGGTCAGTTGATGCACTTCCGGAAGTTCCTCGTCGTCACACCGCCGGGTGTCGATATCAACACGGACGACCTCTAA
- a CDS encoding LeuA family protein, with product MGETFIYQFTHRNDTCLTTTRRIRRVPRRVEFFQGTLAQQSEIEDVRIFDTTLRDGEQSPRTSFSYEEKRDIAATLDDMGTHVIEAGFPVNSDAEFEAVADIAASADYSTTCGLARVVDKDIEAALDSGVDMVHTFVSTSDVQLADSMHASREEAVERAVRSVERVRDAGVEVMFSPMDATRTDEEFLIEVVEAVSEAGVDWINLPDTCGVATPTRFARMVRLVREHTDARIDVHAHDDFGLASANAMAGFEAGAAQAQVSVNGIGERAGNAAYEEVVMAAESIYGVDTGIDTTRITELARIVEKASDIPIPANKPVVGRNAFSHESGIHAAGVIENADTFEPGVMTPEMVGATREFVLGKHTGTHSVRKRLADIGFEPTDAEVREVTRRVKDYGASKERVNDTTLEAFARDVGVTHEDEKEEEVRA from the coding sequence CTGGGAGAAACATTTATATATCAGTTCACACACCGAAATGACACATGTCTCACAACGACACGGAGGATTCGTCGGGTTCCCCGGCGGGTCGAGTTCTTCCAGGGCACATTAGCCCAACAATCTGAAATCGAAGACGTACGAATCTTCGACACGACACTCCGCGACGGCGAACAGTCACCGCGAACCTCGTTCAGTTACGAGGAGAAGCGCGACATTGCCGCCACCCTCGACGACATGGGCACCCACGTCATCGAGGCAGGGTTCCCGGTGAACTCTGATGCGGAGTTCGAGGCAGTTGCTGATATCGCTGCTTCAGCGGACTATTCGACGACCTGCGGATTGGCCCGCGTCGTCGACAAGGATATCGAAGCCGCGCTGGATTCCGGCGTGGACATGGTTCACACGTTCGTGAGCACCAGCGATGTCCAGTTGGCCGACTCGATGCACGCCTCGCGCGAAGAGGCTGTCGAGCGCGCTGTCCGCAGTGTCGAACGCGTCCGCGACGCGGGCGTTGAAGTAATGTTCTCGCCGATGGACGCCACCCGGACGGACGAGGAGTTCTTGATAGAAGTCGTCGAAGCGGTCTCCGAGGCCGGCGTCGACTGGATCAACCTCCCCGACACGTGTGGTGTGGCGACGCCGACTCGCTTCGCCCGGATGGTCCGACTGGTCCGCGAACACACCGACGCCCGAATCGACGTGCACGCGCACGACGACTTCGGTCTGGCGTCGGCGAACGCGATGGCCGGTTTCGAAGCGGGTGCCGCACAGGCGCAGGTGTCTGTCAACGGCATCGGCGAACGTGCTGGAAACGCCGCCTACGAGGAGGTCGTCATGGCCGCCGAATCCATCTACGGCGTCGACACCGGCATCGACACCACTCGAATCACCGAGTTAGCTCGCATCGTCGAGAAGGCGTCCGACATCCCGATTCCGGCGAACAAGCCGGTCGTCGGCCGGAACGCCTTCTCTCACGAGAGCGGCATCCACGCCGCTGGCGTCATCGAGAACGCCGACACGTTCGAACCGGGCGTCATGACCCCAGAGATGGTCGGCGCAACACGCGAGTTCGTACTCGGCAAGCACACGGGGACGCACTCGGTTCGCAAGCGCCTCGCAGATATCGGGTTCGAACCGACGGACGCCGAGGTCCGAGAGGTAACCCGCCGCGTCAAAGACTACGGCGCCTCGAAAGAGCGCGTCAACGACACGACGCTCGAAGCGTTTGCCCGCGACGTCGGTGTAACCCACGAAGACGAGAAAGAGGAGGAGGTCCGCGCCTGA